In a single window of the Orcinus orca chromosome 9, mOrcOrc1.1, whole genome shotgun sequence genome:
- the LLCFC1 gene encoding sperm-egg fusion protein LLCFC1 has translation MTSLGSQLCRAAFLASILLLLWVKGVTPQKGSPGLDEKSQKEKTPSTDQDGEQFAEHFVASSVGELWQAVDMTQQEDEQMSEAVASRGHLFDLAFCLNLAGTVVFL, from the exons ATGACTTCCCTGGGCTCCCAGCTCTGCAGGGCAGCATTCCTGGCATCCATCCTGCTGCTGCTGTGGGTCAAGGGGGTGACGCCTCAGAAAGGGAGCCCAGGCCTGGACGagaagagtcagaaagagaaaacacccTCTACAG ACCAAGATGGAGAACAGTTTGCAGAGCACTTTGTGGCCTCCTCGGTGGGCGAGCTGTGGCAGGCAGTGGACATGACCCAGCAAGAGGACGAGCAGATGTCAGAGGCGGTGGCAAGCCGTGGCCACCTGTTCGACCTCGCCTTCTGCTTGAACCTGGCCGGCACCGTGGTTTTCCTATGA